A region of Salvia splendens isolate huo1 chromosome 17, SspV2, whole genome shotgun sequence DNA encodes the following proteins:
- the LOC121773839 gene encoding uncharacterized protein LOC121773839 → MTWLLNSLEPAISQNIMCLDSAKAMWDALREMFFNDKNVSRVFELYEKLFSHTQDTQSVNDYFSTLKGLADEILVYHPLSCDATTRAKQWEEFMVAKFLSGLNADLQPLRDSLMASDDIPTLSNALSRVLRVSTGRTESTSFDNSAMSARGRGSYGGRGRGQGRGRGRGRGFHDRLCDHCGRSNHESDKCWKKFGKPDWANNIEFAAPSSSSTTTDASTSVAAFAVSPGPADEEDGWWRT, encoded by the exons ATGACTTGGCTTCTCAATAGCCTAGAACCAGCCATCAGTCAAAATATCATGTGCTTGGATAGTGCCAAAGCCATGTGGGATGCTCTACGGGAGATGTTCTTCAATGACAAAAACGTTTCTCGGGTATTTGAATTATATGAGAaacttttctctcatactcaggATACTCAGTCAGTCAATGATTACTTCTCTACCTTGAAAGGCCTTGCTGATGAGATCTTAGTTTATCATCCTCTTTCCTGTGATGCCACAACAAGAGCAAAACAATGGGAGGAATTCATGGTAGCAAAATTTTTGTCAGGTCTTAATGCTGATCTCCAGCCACTTCGAGATAGCTTAATGGCTAGTGATGACATCCCAACCTTGTCTAATGCGTTGTCTCGCGTTCTTCGTGTCTCCACCGGGCGTACGGAATCCACCTCGTTTGATAATTCAGCTATGTCTGCTCGCGGTCGAGGTTCGTATGGTGGACGTGGCCGTGGACAGGGACGTGGCCGAGGTCGAGGACGAGGGTTTCATGATCGACTATGTGATCATTGTGGTCGTTCGAATCATGAGTCTGATAAGTGTTGGAAGAAGTTTGGCAAACCAGATTGGGCTAATAACATTGAGTTTGCTGCGCCAAGTTCTTCATCTACTACTACTGATGCCTCTACCTCTGTAGCTGCGTTTGCTGTGTCTCCTG GACCTGCAGACGAAGAGGACGGTTGGTGGAGGACATGA
- the LOC121775577 gene encoding uncharacterized protein LOC121775577: MRVAVVGGGVSGLVAAYVAAEGGEEVVLYEKEDYLGGHAKTFDVDATSLDLGFMVFNRVTYPNMMEFFENLGVEMELSDMSFSVSLDNGRGCEWGSRGALSGLFAQKKNVLNPYFWNMIREIIKFKNDVLDYLEDLENNPDVDRNQTLGSFVQSRGYSELFQKAYLIPICGSIWSCSSEGVMSFSAYSILSFCRNHHLLQLFGRPQWLTVKCRSRTYVNKMKKVLESRGCQVRTNAEVCSISGNDEGCIVRTKDGSEEAYDGCIIGAHAPDALKMLGEQATFDELRILGAFQYAYSDIYLHRDISLMPKNPAAWSAWNFLGSINDKVCVTYWLNILQNIEEKGLPYLVTLNPPSTPQHTLLKWSTGHPIPSVAASKASSQLDLIQGKRRIWFCGAYQGYGFHEDGLKAGINAANGLLRKNCMLKSNPKYMVPTWLETGARFLVTRFLERLIATGSLTLLEIGGTMYTFEGSKKGSFLKVTLRVHTPQFYWKVAKEADLGLADAYINGDFSFVDKNEGLHNLFMLFIANRDLNTSTAQPNNKSCRGWWTPMLFTSAVASAKYFFQHVSRQNTVTQAQRNISRHYDLSNELFLLFLDETMTYSCAIFKSEGEDLKIAQLRKISLLIDKAKISKDGHILEIGCGWGTLAIEVVKRTGCKYTGITLSEQQLQYAELKVKEAGLQDHIKFLLCDYRQLPNNVKYDRIISCEMLEAVGHEFMEEFFRCCESVLAIDGLLVLQFISIPDERYDEYRRSSDFIKEYIFPGGCLPSLSRVTSAMAAASRFCVEHLEDFGVHYYQTLRYWRENFLKNESQIKDLGFNDKFIRTWEYYFDYCAAGFKTCTLGNYQIVFSRPGNVAAFGDPYKGVPSAY; this comes from the exons ATGAGAGTGGCGGTCGTAGGAGGCGGAGTGAGTGGGCTGGTTGCGGCGTATGTGGCGGCGGAGGGCGGCGAGGAGGTGGTGCTCTATGAGAAGGAGGATTacttaggcggccatgccaagACCTTTGATGTTGATGCAACTTCTCTTGACCTCGGATTTATGGTTTTCAATCGA GTTACTTATCCAAACATGATGGAATTCTTTGAGAATCTTGGAGTTGAGATGGAGCTCTCGGACATGTCCTTCTCAGTGAGCTTAGACAATGGCCGAGGCTGCGAATGGGGCAGTCGTGGTGCTCTGTCTGGATTATTTGCACAGAAGAAGAACGTGTTGAATCCCTACTTTTGGAATATGATCAGAGAAATCATCAAGTTCAAGAATGATGTGCTCGA TTACCTCGAAGATCTTGAAAACAATCCAGACGTCGATAGGAATCAGACACTTGGGAGCTTCGTACAATCACGTGGTTACTCTGAGCTCTTTCAAAAGGCCTATCTT ATTCCAATCTGTGGCTCGATCTGGTCGTGCTCTTCCGAAGGAGTGATGAGCTTCTCTGCATATTCCATACTTTCATTTTGTCGAAACCACCATCTTCTTCAG CTCTTTGGCCGCCCTCAGTGGCTTACTGTGAAGTGTCGTTCACGAACTTATGTCAATAAG ATGAAGAAAGTGCTGGAAAGTAGAGGGTGTCAAGTAAGAACCAATGCTGAAGTATGTTCGATTTCAGGAAACGATGAGG GCTGCATTGTAAGGACCAAGGACGGCTCAGAAGAAGCGTATGACGGGTGCATAATTGGTGCTCATGCTCCGGATGCTCTGAAGATGTTAGGAGAGCAGGCGACGTTCGATGAACTAAGAATACTGGGTGCTTTTCAGTATGCCTATAG TGACATTTACCTTCACCGCGACATAAGTCTAATGCCCAAAAACCCGGCAGCATGGAGCGCTTGGAACTTTCTTGGATCCATCAATGACAAAGTTTGTGTCACATATTGGCTCAACATTCTACAG aaCATTGAGGAGAAGGGGCTACCTTATCTAGTGACGCTCAACCCTCCTTCCACACCTCAACACACACTGCTGAAGTGGTCGACTGGCCACCCCATTCCGTCAGTTGCTGCGTCTAAAGCTTCATCTCAGCTAGATCTCATACAAGGGAAGAGAAGGATTTGGTTCTGTGGAGCGTATCAAG GCTATGGCTTTCACGAGGATGGACTAAAG GCAGGAATAAATGCTGCCAATGGCTTACTTAGAAAAAACTGTATGCTAAAGAGCAACCCCAAATACATGGTACCTACTTGGCTTGAAACGGGGGCGCGTTTTCTTGTTACTAGGTTTCTTGAACGTCTTATAGCTACAGGCAGCCTAAC ATTATTGGAGATCGGAGGTACTATGTACACCTTCGAAGGCAGCAAGAAAGGGAGCTTCTTGAAAGTGACTTTGAGAGTTCATACTCCACAGTTTTATTGGAAG GTTGCAAAAGAAGCAGATTTAGGCCTAGCTGATGCATACATTAATGGTGACTTTTCTTTTGTTGATAAGAATGAAGGTTTgcacaaccttttcatg TTGTTTATCGCCAATAGAGATTTGAATACTTCAACTGCGCAGCCGAATAACAAAAG TTGTAGAGGATGGTGGACACCGATGCTTTTCACATCAGCAGTGGCTTCTGCAAAATATTTTTTCCAGCATGTGTCGAGGCAGAACACAGTAACTCAGGCACAGCGTAATATCTCAAGGCATTATGACTTA AGCAACGAACTCTTCTTGCTCTTTCTGGACGAAACAATGACATATTCCTGTGCAATATTCAAG TCTGAAGGTGAAGACCTAAAGATTGCTCAGCTCAGGAAAATTTCTCTTCTAATTGACAAG GCAAAGATCAGCAAGGATGGTCACATTTTGGAGATCGGGTGTGGTTGGGGAACTTTAGCAATTGAAGTCGTTAAAAGAACCGGCTGCAAATACACCGGTATCACCTTATCCGAACAGCAGCTGCAATATGCTGAACTCAAAGTAAAGGAGGCCGGCCTGCAG GATCACATAAAATTCCTTCTATGTGACTACAGACAGTTGCCAAACAATGTGAAATATGACAGAATAATATCGTG TGAGATGTTAGAAGCTGTAGGTCACGAGTTCATGGAAGAGTTTTTCCGGTGCTGTGAATCTGTGTTGGCAATAGATGGCCTTCTCGTTCTTCAG TTCATATCGATACCAGATGAGAGGTATGATGAATATAGGCGTAGTTCAGACTTTATCAAAGAGTATATATTCCCAGGAGGTTGCCTGCCTTCACTAAGCCGAGTAACATCAGCCATGGCTGCTGCCTCGAGATTCTG CGTGGAGCACCTTGAAGACTTTGGAGTCCATTACTACCAGACACTCAGATACTGGCGTGAAAACTTCCTCAAAAATGAAAG TCAAATAAAGGATCTGGGATTCAACGACAAGTTCATCCGAACTTGGGAGTATTACTTCGATTATTGTGCTGCAGGATTCAAAACCTGTACACTAGGAAACTATCAG ATTGTGTTCAGTAGACCTGGAAATGTCGCAGCATTTGGTGATCCTTACAAGGGTGTTCCTTCTGCTTATTGA